The following are encoded in a window of Planctomycetaceae bacterium genomic DNA:
- a CDS encoding ATP-binding cassette domain-containing protein — translation MAVIGMQDVSIGFGGRPLLENINIQINAGDRICLLGRNGVGKTTFMKLIAGEVIPEKGDVSRSPKMSITCLMQDVPGNLKGTVFELVSEGLGECGRLLAEYHIVSHQLATDHESPTLLNKLEAIQHGIDSQDGWQMDKYVADIIQNMELDADASAESLSAGMKRRALLAQALVRQPDVLLLDEPTNHLDIKTVVWIEAFLANYKGTLIFVSHDRVFVKKLATRIFEFDRGQVINYSCNYDTFLVRRDIANEAREKEESLFDKKLATEEVWIRKGIKARRTRNEGRVRALKKMRDERHQRREETGNVRIQLHQVQQSGRLVIEAKNISFAYQADRPLITNFSTTVMRGDRIGIIGPNGSGKTTLLRILLQQLEPQNGSVRHGTNLEIAYFDQLHAELDYDKCVYENIAGGNKTIEINGARRHIVGYLQDFLFTAEQCLAPLSNLSGGERNRLLLARLFTQPSNLLIMDEPTNDLDVETLDLLEEVLLDHPGTLLLVSHDRQFLNNVVTSIIEVEGNGAVNEYDGGYDDYLRQKKQLAKADAEAEEVKTQPKVEPKTQVRKLSYKEKQELNALPKIIEKLENEQKQLHEKMADASIYKNGAEAAAVGTRAAELKKLLETTYARWQELEELK, via the coding sequence ATGGCAGTAATCGGAATGCAGGATGTGAGCATAGGCTTTGGCGGAAGGCCGTTGCTCGAAAATATAAACATACAAATCAACGCCGGCGACAGGATATGTCTGCTGGGGCGAAACGGCGTGGGTAAAACTACGTTTATGAAACTCATAGCCGGTGAGGTCATACCTGAAAAAGGCGATGTTTCACGTTCGCCGAAAATGTCTATTACCTGTCTGATGCAGGATGTGCCGGGCAATCTTAAAGGCACTGTTTTCGAGCTTGTTTCCGAAGGGCTTGGCGAATGCGGAAGATTGCTTGCCGAATATCATATTGTCAGTCATCAACTCGCGACAGACCACGAAAGTCCGACACTGCTCAATAAACTCGAAGCTATTCAGCACGGTATCGATTCGCAGGACGGCTGGCAGATGGATAAATATGTTGCCGACATCATTCAAAATATGGAGCTTGACGCCGACGCATCAGCGGAAAGTTTATCTGCCGGAATGAAAAGACGCGCGCTGCTTGCGCAGGCTCTTGTGCGTCAGCCTGATGTGCTGCTGCTGGACGAGCCGACAAACCATCTCGATATAAAAACCGTCGTGTGGATAGAAGCATTTCTGGCAAATTATAAAGGCACGCTGATTTTTGTAAGTCATGACCGCGTATTTGTGAAAAAACTCGCGACACGAATTTTTGAGTTCGACAGAGGGCAAGTTATAAACTACTCGTGCAATTATGATACTTTTCTTGTTCGCAGAGATATAGCCAACGAAGCACGAGAAAAAGAAGAATCGCTCTTTGATAAAAAACTCGCTACCGAAGAAGTGTGGATTCGCAAAGGCATAAAGGCACGGCGGACACGCAATGAAGGCCGAGTGCGGGCGTTGAAAAAAATGCGTGACGAACGACATCAGCGGCGGGAAGAAACCGGAAACGTTCGCATCCAATTGCATCAGGTTCAGCAGTCCGGCAGATTAGTAATTGAAGCGAAGAATATTTCGTTCGCATATCAGGCGGATAGGCCGCTGATTACAAATTTTTCAACCACTGTTATGCGCGGCGACCGAATCGGCATCATCGGGCCTAACGGTTCGGGCAAGACTACCCTGCTGCGGATACTGCTGCAACAACTCGAACCGCAAAACGGCTCGGTGCGACACGGAACAAATCTTGAAATCGCGTATTTCGACCAACTGCACGCAGAACTCGATTACGATAAATGCGTTTATGAAAATATCGCAGGCGGAAATAAAACTATTGAAATCAACGGAGCACGGCGGCATATAGTCGGCTATCTTCAGGATTTTCTGTTCACGGCGGAACAATGTTTAGCGCCCCTGTCGAATCTTTCCGGAGGTGAACGCAACCGACTACTGCTGGCGAGACTTTTCACGCAGCCGTCGAATCTGCTGATTATGGACGAACCGACCAACGACCTTGATGTCGAAACGCTTGATTTGCTCGAAGAAGTTTTGCTCGACCATCCGGGTACCCTGCTGCTTGTCAGTCACGACCGGCAATTTTTAAATAATGTTGTTACAAGCATAATCGAAGTTGAAGGCAACGGGGCTGTGAACGAATACGACGGCGGATACGACGATTATCTGCGGCAGAAAAAACAACTGGCTAAAGCAGATGCGGAGGCGGAGGAAGTTAAGACACAACCAAAAGTCGAACCGAAAACACAGGTGCGGAAATTAAGCTATAAAGAAAAACAGGAGTTGAACGCCCTGCCGAAAATTATCGAAAAATTGGAAAACGAACAAAAACAGTTACACGAAAAAATGGCCGATGCGTCGATTTATAAAAATGGTGCAGAAGCAGCGGCAGTCGGCACAAGAGCGGCAGAATTAAAAAAACTTCTGGAAACTACCTATGCACGCTGGCAGGAACTTGAAGAATTGAAATAA
- a CDS encoding aminotransferase class IV — MQLAMIGDKLIEADKLDLAHQDYGTFFGDGVYEVLRSYNGKLFALDEHMARFKRSLAEIEIDGVDVDDIRGKVVSTWEKTGFSNAKIYFHITRGAGVRDHAAEGLTPRFFLIISELEEATEQKQKGIAVITTPDTRWKRCDIKSLNLLPNVLAKRKAHKAGCDEAIFVDDKGFVTEGSSSAFFEIFGNKLHTSPLAINILPSVTRLFVMKIYKNAGLELMEKQITPEQCTKADELFIAVSSKDVVPVVKFDGKTIADGKPGKYTKRLIEEFKNLVK, encoded by the coding sequence ATGCAGCTTGCTATGATTGGCGATAAACTCATCGAGGCGGACAAACTCGATTTAGCTCATCAGGACTACGGTACATTCTTTGGTGATGGCGTTTACGAAGTTTTGCGAAGTTACAACGGCAAACTTTTCGCGTTGGACGAGCACATGGCTCGTTTCAAGCGTTCGCTTGCGGAGATTGAGATTGATGGCGTCGACGTGGACGACATCCGCGGGAAGGTCGTTTCCACATGGGAAAAGACCGGCTTTTCCAACGCCAAGATATATTTTCATATAACACGCGGCGCAGGCGTTCGCGACCATGCCGCCGAAGGCCTTACTCCTCGTTTCTTTTTGATTATCTCGGAACTGGAAGAAGCAACCGAGCAAAAGCAGAAGGGCATTGCCGTAATTACAACTCCCGACACTCGGTGGAAACGCTGTGATATCAAATCGCTCAATTTACTGCCCAATGTACTGGCCAAACGTAAAGCGCACAAAGCAGGCTGCGACGAAGCGATATTCGTTGACGACAAGGGATTTGTTACAGAAGGCTCATCGAGTGCGTTTTTCGAAATTTTTGGGAATAAGCTGCATACTTCACCGCTGGCGATAAATATTTTGCCATCGGTAACGCGTTTGTTTGTGATGAAGATTTACAAAAACGCCGGCCTTGAGCTGATGGAAAAGCAGATTACCCCCGAACAGTGCACAAAAGCCGACGAACTTTTCATTGCGGTTTCGAGCAAAGATGTTGTGCCGGTCGTGAAATTTGACGGCAAAACCATTGCTGACGGCAAACCCGGCAAATACACCAAACGGCTCATCGAAGAATTCAAAAATCTGGTTAAGTAA
- the tadA gene encoding tRNA adenosine(34) deaminase TadA: MDDKDVYFMKAAIDQAYTALENEDVPVGAVIVKENKIIAKGYNQRHHLNDPTAHAEIIALTAASEHVGHWRLHGCTIYVTLEPCPMCAGALVLARLDRLVFGCSDPKAGACGSLYNIVQDTRLNHRLEVTKDVLGEDCAAMLQNFFRNKRKSIEDNA; encoded by the coding sequence ATGGACGACAAAGACGTATATTTTATGAAAGCCGCGATAGACCAGGCGTATACCGCTTTGGAAAATGAGGATGTGCCGGTCGGTGCGGTAATCGTTAAAGAAAATAAAATTATCGCCAAGGGGTATAATCAGCGTCATCATCTTAACGACCCGACAGCGCACGCGGAGATAATCGCTTTGACCGCGGCGTCAGAACACGTCGGCCATTGGCGTCTTCACGGCTGCACGATTTACGTTACGCTTGAACCGTGCCCGATGTGTGCGGGCGCACTGGTACTGGCAAGACTCGACAGGTTAGTTTTTGGTTGCAGTGACCCGAAAGCCGGCGCCTGCGGCAGTTTGTACAACATCGTACAAGACACCAGACTCAATCACAGACTCGAAGTTACAAAAGATGTACTCGGCGAAGACTGTGCAGCAATGCTGCAAAACTTTTTCAGGAATAAAAGAAAATCCATTGAGGACAATGCCTGA
- a CDS encoding PXPV repeat protein: protein MFKKTFIILIAALAFLAIPAYTFAGHHGGYHGHGGHWGHGPRWGFNIDLIIAPPPVERVYVYPPQRVVYVEPAPVYVAPAPIVVERPVVVEKTVVVQTPAPAPTEIAVVWIANDNGSKTEIKLTRTSEGGYKGPRGEYYATMPSEDDLKILYGVRTVQAKPANFTVWITNDNGSQTPITLTPSGNGFVGPSNEYYATMPTEDQLRAQYGLKTNAPAENSVTVWVDENLPIVLNKDGDEYIGPKGEHYAAVPTKDQLKMIYGHKVEKVENDNTVVWLTASDGSKTPITLQKTSDGYVGPAGEKYNTMPTEEQLKALYGVPDSNNTSELNFEITKNDGTKTVVALKKENGEFVGPKGERYPKMPTEEQLKLIYGK from the coding sequence ATGTTTAAGAAAACGTTTATAATATTAATAGCGGCACTCGCCTTTTTAGCGATTCCCGCATATACATTTGCAGGTCATCATGGCGGTTACCATGGACATGGCGGACATTGGGGACACGGCCCGCGTTGGGGTTTTAATATTGATTTGATTATCGCTCCGCCTCCGGTTGAACGGGTTTATGTTTATCCGCCGCAGCGGGTAGTTTACGTTGAGCCTGCTCCGGTTTATGTTGCGCCGGCACCGATTGTTGTGGAAAGACCTGTCGTCGTAGAAAAAACGGTTGTTGTTCAAACTCCCGCACCGGCACCGACTGAAATTGCGGTTGTCTGGATTGCAAACGACAACGGCTCGAAAACAGAAATCAAGCTTACACGCACCAGTGAAGGCGGCTACAAAGGTCCTCGCGGCGAATATTACGCAACAATGCCGAGCGAAGATGATCTAAAAATTCTCTATGGCGTACGTACAGTGCAGGCAAAACCAGCGAATTTTACAGTATGGATTACCAACGACAATGGCTCGCAAACACCGATTACACTGACGCCTTCCGGCAATGGCTTTGTCGGGCCGTCAAATGAATATTATGCAACAATGCCGACAGAAGACCAGCTTCGCGCTCAATACGGTTTAAAAACAAATGCGCCTGCTGAAAATTCTGTAACAGTGTGGGTTGACGAAAATCTGCCGATAGTGCTGAACAAAGACGGCGATGAATACATCGGACCAAAAGGCGAGCATTATGCGGCAGTTCCGACAAAAGACCAGTTGAAAATGATTTACGGCCATAAAGTCGAAAAAGTTGAAAACGACAACACCGTGGTTTGGCTCACAGCTTCTGATGGCTCAAAGACGCCGATAACTTTGCAGAAAACCAGTGATGGTTATGTCGGCCCCGCAGGCGAAAAGTACAACACAATGCCGACCGAAGAGCAACTCAAGGCATTGTATGGCGTTCCGGACAGTAACAACACAAGCGAATTGAATTTTGAGATTACAAAAAATGACGGCACAAAAACGGTAGTTGCCTTGAAAAAGGAAAACGGCGAATTTGTCGGCCCCAAAGGTGAACGATATCCGAAAATGCCGACCGAAGAACAGTTGAAATTAATTTACGGCAAGTAA
- a CDS encoding TMEM165/GDT1 family protein: protein MEAFIASLFFVVLAEMGDKTQLLAMAFATKYKAHKVLIAVFIATIINHALAAYTGRLLSAVMPMDIINLIASLSFIGFGLWTIRGDQLHGEDKKETRFGPIITVGIAFFLAEMGDKTQLATVSLAVEYNNTFNVLMGTTLGMVIADAIGIIIGVVMHKHIPEKAIKWTAAIIFMIFGFVGIHNALSSKLNPLYVWGIIAGLAVCTILTADRFRK from the coding sequence ATGGAAGCATTTATAGCATCTCTCTTTTTTGTCGTTCTTGCAGAAATGGGAGACAAAACGCAACTGCTTGCGATGGCTTTCGCGACCAAATACAAAGCACACAAAGTTCTTATCGCAGTATTTATCGCTACCATCATCAATCATGCTCTGGCGGCATACACCGGCCGGCTACTATCTGCGGTTATGCCAATGGACATAATCAATCTAATCGCGTCGCTGTCTTTCATTGGCTTCGGTCTGTGGACAATTCGCGGCGATCAGCTTCACGGCGAAGACAAAAAAGAAACACGATTCGGCCCAATAATTACCGTAGGCATCGCGTTTTTTCTGGCGGAAATGGGCGATAAAACTCAACTGGCAACCGTGAGCCTTGCGGTTGAATATAATAACACATTCAACGTGCTGATGGGGACTACGCTTGGAATGGTAATCGCCGACGCAATAGGAATTATCATCGGCGTCGTAATGCACAAACATATTCCTGAAAAAGCAATCAAATGGACCGCAGCGATTATTTTTATGATATTCGGATTTGTCGGAATACACAATGCCTTGTCCTCAAAATTAAATCCTTTATACGTTTGGGGCATTATCGCGGGTCTGGCCGTCTGCACAATTCTCACGGCCGATCGTTTTAGAAAATAA
- the rpsU gene encoding 30S ribosomal protein S21, with the protein MIKVKSRAGESVEQMVKRFKKMCEKEGIIRDIKRISYYEKPSEKNRRRRRKAARSAKFSSRY; encoded by the coding sequence ATGATTAAAGTCAAATCTCGCGCCGGCGAGTCAGTTGAACAGATGGTTAAGCGTTTCAAAAAGATGTGCGAAAAAGAAGGCATCATCAGAGATATTAAGCGCATAAGCTACTATGAAAAACCGTCTGAAAAGAACCGCAGAAGAAGACGCAAAGCCGCCAGATCTGCAAAGTTCTCCAGCAGATACTAA
- a CDS encoding flavodoxin family protein yields the protein MSKKILAIVGTYRKGGITDSAVDEILSAAQENGCETEKIYLLDKHLEFCTNCRKCTQMPGEHYGKCVLNDDLDEILQKIENADGFILASPINFYNVTALMRKFIERLVCFAYWPWGKSAAPKLRSKVCTKNAVYITATAMPAIMQILLTGGPRILKTVAKLLGAKKVIPLVIGTVAANEKESLPKKYVLKARKAGKFLAAENF from the coding sequence ATGAGTAAAAAAATTCTGGCAATCGTCGGAACATATCGCAAAGGCGGAATTACAGATTCGGCTGTCGATGAGATACTGTCGGCGGCACAAGAAAACGGCTGCGAAACAGAAAAAATTTACCTGCTCGATAAACATCTTGAATTTTGCACAAACTGCCGAAAATGCACGCAAATGCCCGGCGAACACTATGGCAAATGCGTTCTTAATGATGATTTGGACGAAATTCTTCAGAAAATAGAAAACGCAGACGGTTTCATTCTCGCTTCGCCCATCAATTTTTACAATGTTACCGCCCTTATGCGGAAATTCATCGAAAGACTTGTTTGTTTTGCTTATTGGCCGTGGGGAAAATCGGCGGCACCAAAATTAAGAAGCAAAGTGTGTACCAAAAACGCTGTTTATATAACTGCCACCGCGATGCCGGCAATTATGCAGATATTATTAACCGGCGGGCCGAGAATTTTGAAAACTGTCGCGAAACTTCTGGGAGCTAAAAAAGTAATTCCGCTGGTTATCGGCACAGTCGCGGCCAATGAAAAAGAATCTCTGCCGAAGAAATATGTTCTAAAAGCGAGAAAAGCAGGCAAATTTTTAGCCGCAGAGAATTTTTAA